The DNA window GCCGTTTACTGTGATCAAGTCGAGTGCTTTAATGATATGTGCGTAATCGGTCATGTGACACGCGTGAAGACCTGTATCCACAACAGTCATTAAATTGCCGTCGCCAAGCGGATACCATGGATCCATAATGGAGTCGAGGCCGAAACAAACGTTAATGTTTTCAGCTAGTAATTCTTTAACGCGAGTCACACCACGACGAGCGGGATGCCCATCAAAGCGGCCTTGCAAGTGAAGGTTCGCTTTTGGCAATGAAACAAAGTTGATGTTGGCTTTTTTTAGCGTTTGGAATAATTTATACGTATAAGCGTTGCTATAAGAGGCCATAGCAGTCGTGTGACTTGCCGTTACCCGATGTCCGATACCGAGTTTCATGGCCTCTCCTGCTAGAACTTCTAAATAACGCGATTGGTCGTCGTCAATTTCATCGCAATGAATATCGACTAATTTATCGTATTTCACTGCCAGTTCTAAAGCTTTCACAACTGAACGAACGCCGTCTTCACGTGTTAGCTCGTAATGAGGGATTCCACCAATTACGTCAGCTCCCATTTCGAGTGCTTTGATCAATAACGCTTCACTATCGGGATTGGTGTACAGTCCTTCTTGTGGAAACGCCACAATTTGCAGGTCCATCCACGGCTTAATTTCTTCTTTTAGTTCCAACATTGCTCGTAATCCTTTTAGTTCAGGATCGCCTATGTCCACATGCGTTCGTGTATATTGAATGCCGTGCTTGATTTGCATTTCGATGGCTTTTAACGCACGCTTTTTCAGATCATCTTTTGTTTCATGAATAAGTTGTTTGCGTTCTCCCCAAATTTCAATTCCTTCAAAAACGGAACCAGATTTACTCCATCTCGGTGTGCCTGCCGTCAATACATAATCCAAGTGAATATGCGGCTCTACATAAGGAGGTAATACCAATTTACCATTCAAATCGATTACATGGTCATCGCTTGTGTGGGGATCGTTTGATGCGGCTTGGATCGAGTGGATTTGCGCTGCTTGAATCGCAATATCCCATTTTCCTTCTTGTCCGTAAAGTTTTGCGTTTTTCAATAACATCTAACATTCTTCCTTTCTTGGTCTATACGTACTTGTTGACTCATAGCTATCTTAACAAATTGGGGGGATACATGCAGGAGCGACCCCTTGAAAACTAAAAAGGATGAACTTCATTGTTAATAAAATGAAGTTTTTAGTAAGAACAGATAGGGAATAAAGAGGACAATGACAAGATTTGAAGAAACTATACATAACGGGATATAGCATTCGATTTCTCTGTCTTAGTAGTATGTTTTAAATTAAGTTTCAGACTTTTCAGCAACTAATACTATGAGGGAGAAAGGCGGTACATAAATGAGTAATTCACAAAAATCCATAATCGTAATTGGCGGAGGACTTGGCGGCTTGTCCGCAGCGATTTCTCTTGCGCAAAAAGGTTACGAGGTTTCGTTGTATGAAAAAAATGATCATATTGGTGGCAAAGTAAATCGCTTAGAGCAAGATGGGTTTGGATTTGATCTCGGCCCATCTATTTTAACAATGCCTCATATTTTCGATAAATTGTTTCAAGAGAGTGGCAAGCGCATGGAAGACTACGTCCAAATCATACGTCTAGAGCGGGAATGGCGGTCATTTTTCCCGGATGGTACGGTATTGGATTTGTATCATGACCTTGATTTGATGGAAAAGACCAATCCTGCGCTTTCCCGAAAAGACATGAATGAGTATTATGCATTACTGAAATACGCAAGAAAGATTTACAAGACGACCGAACACAGCTATTTAAAAGAAGGTTTTGAATCACCACAAGAAGCAGTTGCGCAGAACGGCATCCTCGCAACTTTAACCGGATTTGATCTGACGTCCACTATGTATAGCGCGATATCTAAACGCATCAGCAATCCGCATTTACGCGATATGCTTTCATACTATGTGAAGTACGTAGGGTCTTCTCCGTACAGTGCGCCTGCCGTGTTGAATATGATGATTTATATGCAACATGCTCAAGGCTGCTGGTACGTAAAAGGTGGTACACATAAACTAGCAGAAGGGCTAGTGAAACTTGCAGAAGAAATTGGTGTTAAACTCCATACAGGTATGGGGGTCATTCGTGCGTTGACAAGTGAAGAAGGTAAGATTGTCGGTGTTGAACTTGAAGACGGGTCATTTGAAAAAGCCGATTATTATGTATCAAATATGGAAGTAATTCCGTTTTATAAAAAAATGGTGGCAGCAGACGAAACCTTTGTCGCAGATTTAAAGAAAAAATACGAACCCGCAAGTTCAGGGCTTGTATTGCATCTCGGTGTTAAAAAAACTTATCCATTCTTAAATCATCACAACTTTTTCTTCTCAGAAAACTTGCATGAACAAATGGAGAAAGTGTTTGAAAAACACGAACTGCCAGACGATCCAACGATTTACCTGGTGAACGTCAATAAAACCGATCCAACACAAGCGCCAGAAGGACACGAGAACATTAAGATTTTGCCACATATTCCTTATATCCAGGATAATCCGTTTACACCTGAAGATTATGCGAAGTTTGAAGAAATCGTTCTCGATAAACTTGAACGCATGGGCATGCATGACCTGCGTGACAATATCGTCACACGTGATGTTTGGACTCCGCATGATATCGAACGTGTTTACGGTTCAGACCGCGGAGCGATTTATGGAACGGTTTCCGATAAAAAGAAAAACGGTGGATTTAAACATAAAAAGCAAAGCGAGCTATATGACAACTTGTACTTTGTCGGCGGCACCGTCAATCCAGGTGGCGGTATGCCAATGGTGACATTGAGCGGGCAGCAAGTTAGTGATAAGATTGTGAAAAGAGATAGTGCTGGTAAGTAGAACCAGAAAGGAGCAATTTGATGAGCTTCATGGATGATTTAATGGGTGCGATGTTCGATTTATTGAAACTCTTCGGGTATTTTATTGCTGGAGTAGTCATCGTATCCATAGTTATGTACGGACTTGCTGGATTGTTTGACTGGATTAGCTATTTTTAGTTTTAACATATGAATATAAACAAAGACCATCTTCATGAAATCACTAGATTTCGAAGATGGTCTTTTTAGATAGAGTTTCCTAATTCAGTTTGAATACGCGATATGTGCCGGTCCATAAGCTGCTTTGCTAATTCGCTATTGTTTGATGCAATAGCGTTATAGATTTCTTCATGTTCAAAGAGCGTTTCTTGGTGACGGTTCGTATCAATAAAGCGATGGTTACGTGTTTCACGGATATTTTCTTCCATACGTGTTGCCAATGTCTCCATCAAATCGATTAATAAGTGATTGTTTGTAGCATGTGCTATTTGTAAGTGAAAATCAACATCTGCTTGAACACCTAACTCGGGATTATTTTTAGCTTGTGCCATTAACGTTAAGGATTTTCTGATCATTTTTAAGTTTTCAGGAGTGGCGCGTTGTGCGGCAAGAGAAGCGGCTTCTACTTCGAAGGCACGCCTTACTTCAAGCATTTCATTGATCAAAACAGCTTTTGTTTTATCAATTTTTGTCCGTAGTTCGTTGCCAAGTAACTCTCGTTTGGGTGTTGAAAGAAAACTTCCACCGCCTTGCCGAGTTTCGATCAAGTCGTTACTTTCCAGTTTCTTTAGCGCTTCTCTAATGGAATTTCGACTGACTCCAAACATACTTGCAAGAGCTCGCTCAGAGGGGAGTCGGTCGCCGGGCTGTAAATTTTCTTCAAGGCAGAAGAGGGTAATCTGTTCTACAATTAATTCGTATGTCTTTTTCTTATGATTCAAAACAAATTCTCTCCTTGCGTTCAGGTTTTACGCTTTACTTTATCATACAGAAACAAAGCGCTAATGTCTGATAAATTCATTGTGATTTTCTGATTATTATGTATAATTGGGTTAATTGGTTGGACCAATTTTACAATGAAACGCAAAAAGGGAGCGAAAAAATATGGCCATTGCAAATCAAGAGAAGATTTTAGATAGTTTAAAAGAGCATTTAACCGCTGAGCAAATTAGCGTTAATACAACAATTAAAGAATTACATGGCCAAGATGAATCTTATCATCAAATGAAATTACCGGATATTGTGGTTTTTCCTGAAACAACAGAACAAGTTTCAGCAATTATGAAGGTATCTGCACAACACAAAATTCCTGTGATTCCATTTGGTCTAGGTTCCAGTTTAGAAGGCCACGTCATTCCACAAAGCGGTGGCATGACAGTTGATTTTTCATTGATGAATAAAATAATAGAGGTTTATGAAGAAGACTTTTTAGTGACAGTACAACCTGGAGTGACTCGTACGCAACTCAATAAAGAGTTAAAAAAGTATGGCTTATTTTTCACAGTAGATCCTGGAGCCGATGCGACACTTGGTGGAATGGTTGCGACAAACGCGAGCGGGACGACTACGGTGAGATATGGGGTTATGCGTGATCAAGTTCGTGATTTAGAAGTGGTATTAGCAGATGGCGCGGTCATTCATACCGGCAGCAAGGCTGCAAAATCTTCATCGGGTCTGCATTTAAACGGCTTGTTTGTCGGTTCTGAAGGAACGCTCGGTTGCTTTACTGAAATGACGCTGCGTGTTTACGGGATTCCTGAATTTATCACGGCGGCACGTGCATCGTTTGAAACCGTAAAAGATGCGGTAGAAGCGGTTGTTTCTATTTTGCAAGCGGGCATTCCAATTGCGCGTGTTGAACTATTGGATGAGGAATCCATGAGACAAGTAAATAAATACAACGATACAGCGTATCTCGAAAAGCCAACGCTATTTTTAGAGTTTCATGGCAATGAAGCCGGATTAAAGCAAGATGTTGAATTCACACAAGAAATCGTTCAAGGACATGGCTGCAAAGAAGTGGATTTTGAAACGGATACGGCAGCACGGAATCGTTTGTGGGAAGCACGCCACTCGTTAGCTTATGCGTATATCCATGCCCACCCAGGCAAGAAAATGATGGTAACAGATGTATGCTTGCCCATTTCAGAACTGGCTGGAGCGGTCGAACATGCCCGTGAAAACCTGTTAGAGCTCGGTTTGCCTGGTGGAGTACTTGGACATGTCGGAGATGGCAATTACCATGCGCTCATCATGATTGATATGAACAATCTAGAAGAAGTAGAAAGATCACAGAAATTCAATGAACGCATTGTGTTGTACGCACTTGAAAGAGGCGGCACATGCACGGGGGAGCACGGCGTAGGAATTGGAAAGCAAAAATATCAACGCCAAGAACACGGCGGTGCTTTTGACGTCATGGAAAAAATTAAAGTCGCTCTAGACCCTGCTAATCTATTGAATCCTGGCAAAAATATTAAAATAGAATAAATAATAATTAGCCGTCCGTATGTTGGACGGCTTTTTTAATAAATGAAGTAGTTGCTTAGATCTTTCTTCTACTGGTAATGAATTAGAGCTATTTTAGTTCTTAATCGAACAACTGTATTAGTAACATCGAATAGCTTACAATTTAGAAAACAGCGTCTAGAGGAACTAGTTACGTGAGGAGGATTAGTATGAATATCGGAATCATTGGAACAGGGAATATTGCTGCGTATTTATTGGAACAAATAAACGTCAATCAGTTAGTCGACGGCAAAATCACGGCGGTTTTTGGGCGCAACAAAAGAGTGGGTCCGCGCTTAAGTGAGCAGTATCATATTGATTTTTATACAAATATTGAGGAGTTTTTGAACACGCCGCTCGATATTGTTGTAGAAGCATCAACAATCGAAGCGGCTAGTCTTTATGTAGAGGACGTGGTCGCCCATAAAAAAGACCTCGTCGTTAGTAGCATCGGCGTGTTTAAAGAAACTGCATTTTTAGATAGAGTTAAAGAGTTAGCAGCGTCTTTAGGTACGACCGTATTCTTGCCTTCAGGTGCAATTGGCGGATTGGACGTCTTGCAATCAGCTAAAGCGGCTGGTGGTTTGACACGAGTTCAGATCACGACACGAAAATCACCCGCATCGCTCGGGATAGAATCAGAAGAAGAACAAATAGTATTTGAAGGATCTGCATATCAAGCAGTTGAAAAGTTTCCTAAGAACGTCAACGTGGCGTTAGTGCTCGCAATCGCAGGAATCGGTGTTGAAAAAACAAATGTACGTGTCATCGTTGACCCAGCCGTTACGCAAAACTCTCACGTCATTGAAGCTGAAGGGGATTTTGGACGGATGGAACTTAAAGTCGAAAACAACCCGATGCTGAGTAACCCCAAAACCAGTCTTCTTGCGGCTTTGAGTATTTTGAGTGTGTTGCAGAATAAAGAAAGTGCGTTGCGAATTGGAAACTGAGTAGCATGAGGTTTTCTTATATACTAGGATCCTAAATACACGAATCTGGCGGGAGGGTTCTAAATTGAAAATCATAATAGCACCTGATTCGTTTAAAGGCAGTTTATCTGCGCTAGAAGCGGCCGAAGCAATGGCTGAAGTGATACGGGAACTTGACTACCAAATAGATGTTGTTCCATTACCAGCAGCAGATGGCGGTGAAGGAACTATGCTGGCGATGGTTAGAGCGACTAGCGGTAAATTAGTGGAACATCAAGTTGAAGATCCGCTCGGACGTAACGTATCTGCTTGTTACGGTGTTTTAGGCGATGGTCAAACTTGTGTGATCGAAATCGCTGAAGCATCCGGTCTGATGCTTTTAACTGAAGATGAAAGAGATCCCTTAATAACTTCTTCATTTGGTACCGGTCAATTGATTGGTCACGCATTAGACGCGGGGTTCCGGAAATTTATCGTTGGGCTTGGAGGAAGTGCTACGAATGACGGCGGAACTGGAATGTTAGAAGCTCTTGGAATGAAGTTTTTAGACAGCGCTGGACGACACTTAGCGCGAGGTGGCGGCTCACTCGGAGAGCTTGTAGAAATAGATGGTTCCGGTTTTGACCGCCGCATTGAAGAAAGTACCTTCTTAATCGCCAGTGACGTGGAAAATCCCTTTGTCGGCTACCAAGGAGCTTCGGCCATATTTGGGCCGCAAAAAGGAGCAACGCCTGAGATGGTCCAACAGCTGGATGTTAATTTACGAAACTTTGCTGATAAAATCGAGCAATTAACAGGTCTAGCTCTGCATAATAAACAAGGTGCCGGTGCAGCAGGTGGGGCGGGTGGTGCGTTACAAGCCTTTTTCTTAGGAGACATGCGACGTGGTATTGATGTGGTATTAAACGCGATTGGCTTCGAGTCTTATTTAGAAACAGCTGACTTGATCATCACGGGAGAAGGCAAAAGTGACAGTCAGACATTATCTGGTAAAACGCCTTTCGGTATTGCTGAAGTGGCAAAGCGAGCGGGTAAACCCGTAATTTTGATTTCTGGAATGGTCGATTCAGAAAGTAAAGATTTATTAGAGCCTTATTTCAGTGAGATATATTCGATTGTTGGAGCAGAGGTTTCGGTGGAACAAGCGATGTCGGATGCTTATGAGCAATTGAAGGTGAAAACACAAATCGCTGTTAAGACATTTATGGAGAAGAGCTAGCTAGAACAAAAAGCGGTTTAACCTATCCATATTCTGAGAATTTCTAATAGAAATCCCACACCACTTTGAAGAAAGTAACAAAAAAAGGACACTCTAAAAGAGTGCTCCTTTTTTGTTACCATTTGTTATTTGCTTCAAGAATTGCTTTTAAATCTCTAAACAAATTATCATGGGTTCTCGCCATTTGTTTACCGTCGTGTTTTTCAGTATTTTCAATACTTGTCAACCATGAATCTTTTCCAACATGAGGATTTTTAATTGAAAGGTGAATTGTATGTTGATCTTGTTTCCAAAAGTTCAAATTAAGTCCTGATAAAGTTTTAGTTTCTTTAGTCATTTTCAAGTTCCTCCCAACATGTATGATGCATAGTATACATGAAGAATTTTTAAAGAGCATTTTTAAAAAAATGAAACGAATATTTATATTTTTTCGCTTTCGCACAAAATAAGTCTATATTAAGATAAAAAAACATTATTATTGATAATAATTTGACATTCCGTGTTAAAGGGAATATAATATAGCCATCAATTATTGGATACATACTAATAAACTTAGAATAAAAATGATTTTTTTCAGAAAATAACCAGTGCCTTTCAGTGTTTCATACACATACACATTCCTCTGGCGGCAAACAAGACACCAGTTCCAACATCCAGATACTGCATCCAGCGAATTCTGTTTGTCTGTTCATTGCCAGCCAAGCCCAAGGAAGGAGGACTGCTATGATCGATGATTTTTTAAACCAACCTGTCTATTTGCCTACTGAGGAAAATATGTTCAGGAAGGTGCGAACTAATGAAGTACATCAGAAAAATCCTTTTTCTGCTGTTGTCTTCCATTGTCATCGGAAGTGTTTCAATGTTACCTGTTTTGGCACAAGCTTCAGAGGCTTATACCACAAGCTACTACTCTGATTATTCGATGCATAATATTGCATGTGAATATAACGAGGACTTAGGTCAGCATGTAGTTAAAGCATATCCGCCAAAAAACGTAACATCGATGTCGAATACAGAACTGGATGTGGTTACGTGGACACCTGTACTTTACCACTGGGACGGTGTACGCTTTCACGTCTGGTACAAGTTCGACATGCCTTCTGCTTATTCTAAAGTAACTCCACATGGCATTGAGCATGGTGGATGGTTCGACACTGAAACACAAGAAAAATTCGATTCAGTCACATTCAAGAACTTACCTTCAGGATCATTTGCGGTCATGAATGTAATGACGTTTGAAAGTAATGGCGAAGTTCTGCGAAAAGTTTCGCCGAATACGTGTGACATCGAACGATAAGTTAAGATTGTTGTTCGTCAAACCAACGAATAACACAAAAGTCGTTTTCATGGATTTTTAATCCGTACAAACGGCTTTTTTATTATCTTGAAAATTCAGCGTCTACATCTAAAAGCCTTTCCTATAAATTTCACAATTTTAAAAGCGCATATCGGACAATAGATGATATGATTAGATGAAAACAAATCAGGCAAAACGCGTCGGTTTGAAATTTTTTAGCTCCAAAGAACAGGTGATTACATGAGTAAACAACATTCAGCGACATATAAAACATCGGTACGACTAACCAAGACGGCAATGGAAAAAATGGGCGTGTTCGGCATCAGCGAACGCTCATTTTTTGTTGCGGACAAAGCGTTTAAGGTGTTTATCGAACGCTATCCTTCTAATGCGGATGGTGAGCTTTCGGTTGCGTTAATTTTGGACCGATCGGAAAATGTCCGGTTAACGGGAAAAGAAGCAGAAGCATCGTTTGTTTTACACGGTGTTTTTACGAATCACAATTTGTTGATCACCAATGTAACACAGCGAAAATCCTATCAAGCGCTTGGCACGAACTGGCAGCGTGAGGAATATATGCTATTTGATCGATCGCGTGAGGCAGCATCTATCCCATTGATCAACCTGATTAACCGAATGACACCAGCTAAGGAAAGTTCGGAATACGTTAAAAAACGGATTGGTAGTTGGGAAGGCTATTTGAAAATTCAAGAACGCGGGATGGATATTCCAGACATCAAAACCGCTTATTCGAGTTTGTCGTTTAGTCATGATTTCAGTCGCATCACATTAAAAGGTTGCCAGCTAAAAGAAACCGAGTGGAAATCGTTAAAAAACTTAACGGTGCGATTAACTGGAGTTTCCGGAGACGTCGGTACCGTGATTAAAGCGGCGAACAGAACGGTAGAAATCGAACTTCAAAATTACATGGTCAAACAGCTGAGAGAAAACGACTTGTCACTTGATAAAAAAGAAGTGGTCTTTAGTAATTTTGCAGCATTAAGCCAAATAAGACGACTTCGTCAAGGTTTTGCCAATTTGGAAAAAGGACTTGCGGTAAATCCGAATTTGGATCGTCTTTTATTTGAAGAAAAGCCCCCTGTTAAACCGCTAAAGCCTTTCGAAAAACTATCGTTTCATAACCGTTTAAACGAGTTTCAGCAAAAAGCGGTGTCAGGTGCAATGGCAGCAGAGGACTTGTATGTAATACAAGGGCCACCAGGAACAGGAAAGACTACGGTTATTTCAGAAATCTGTTTGCAGAATGCTAAAAAAGGATTGCGAACACTTGTCGCATCGCAGTCAAATTTGGCCGTTGATAATGCACTTGGACGTTTATTGGCCAATAAAGACATCCGGATTTTACGAGTGGGCCGTACCGAAAGCATTGAAGAAGAAGGCAAAAAGTTTATCGAAGAAAATGTTGGCCAATATTGGAAAGACCATACCTTAAAAGAAGTATCGGCACAGTATGAAATGCGCAAAAAACGCGAACCAGAATTGAAAAAAGAACTAGCACAAAATGAACAAGCTACAGAAAAACTTCAGCCCGTCTATGAAAGTTTAGTAGTTGCAGTAGAAGAGAAAAAGCGAGCTGTAGAAAAACAACATAAGATTAAACAGCAACTCGAACAAGAAGAAATAAAAAAATCTGCATTCGAGCGTGTGCAAGATAAAGCGTTACAAGACAAACAAGGGATCGAAAAAGCAATTCAAAAACTAGAGAATTTGCTTCAACAAGACACAGCATTTGTTGAAGATAAAGAAGACACCGAGTGGCTCGTACAAGAACAGAACATTAAAGGCACGATTCAACAACTCGAACGCGCGCTTGGAAGAGAACGAATAGAGCAAGATTTAGAAGTGAAAAGGCAAGAACTAGAAGCCATCAAAGAAAAACGCGATCAAATGGCGGAAATTATAGAACAAAAAAAATTAGCCGTTGCTAATATGGACAGTATTAAGAAAATCGATAGTTTGCTGGCCCTATTAAAAGAAGAACGTGTCGAAGAAACGGCGTCAATTACGTATTTGATCAACCGACTAGAAGCCAATCGTGAAAACATGGCAGACTGGACGAAGCTAAACGAATACAACGAACTCGTCTCTACGGCAATTTCATATATAGAAAAACTATTAGCCTCAGTCGATATTTCAGTGGCTAGTTTAAAAGAACAAGCCTTATTAAAAACAGAAGCGTATAGCTCTGCAGAAATTGATGAGTATTTAGAAAAGTTGAGAGCGATCTTAAAAGGCGCACAACGCAGCAACCCGACTGTTTTGCAAAAAGGGCTTATCGGCTTATATAGAAGACAAAGCGATTTGTGGAGAAGAGGTGCGAAGTTTAAAGCGGTTGATGTGTATATTGCAGAGTCAAAACGAGCTTTTAGCGATTTGAAGAAAACCTTGTGCGCGGAACTAATTAAACAGCAAGAACAGTACCGTGTATGGGACGAGAAGTGGTTAGAAAAACAAGAAAAACAGCAAGAAGATATGGCACCACTCGAGCTGCGTTACCGCCAATTGCCAAACGCTGAAGATCTACCCGCTGACATTAACGGGGCAATTCACGAGTCTAAAGCGCAACTCAACAAGCTTCAAAAAGACAAAGCGTTGGTTGACCAAACCAAGCAGCGTATAGCCTCACAACAAGTTGAACACGAACAAAAACGTAGGTTGTTAGAATCTACAAATACACAATTAGCTACAGTAGAAGCTGAAATTGAACAAGTCGAACTGGTAATAGCGGATTGTGAACAGCAACTCGGTGTTTTATCGGAAGTTGTGACTTCAAATCCTGAACAGCGACTAGAAGAGACAACAAAACAACTCGCCAGTTTGTCATTTACCAAAGAATCGCTCAAACAAGAAATGAAGAATTTGCCTTTATTGCAATCGGTACAAAAAAAATGGTTGGATTTATTGGCCACTGCGAACGAGCATGATTTAGATGAAATCCGCAAATTATATATTAAACACGCCAATGTGATTGGAACGACCTGTGTGGCTTCAGCACGTAAAGATTTTATCGATAATTACCCAGAGTTTGATGTGGTCATAATTGACGAAGTGTCAAAAGCGACGCCACCGGAATTATTGTTGCCAATGTTAAAAGGACAAAAAGTCATTTTAGTAGGAGATCATCATCAATTGCCGCCGCTTCTCGGCAACGACACATTAGAAGAAACGCTGCAAGAAATGATTGCTGAAGACAATGGCTTTGAAGAAAAGAAAGAGCTAGAAAAGCTATTAGAAGAATCGCTATTTGAACGACTGTATAAAAACTTACCAGCTGCCAATAAAACCATGCTTGCTATTCAATACCGCATGCATGAAGACATTATGGAAACCATTTCACCGTTTTACCGGTTGGAAAACGATCAATTGCAATGTGGTATCGAGGACTCTGATAGCGAGCGAGATCATTTATTAGAATCACCGATTGTCAAACGAGATAATCATTTGATGTGGCTTGATTTGCCGAATGAACCTGTCTTTTTTGAAGAACGCATGAGCGGTGGGAAGAGTTTGTATAACGCTTCTGAGCTTCAGGAAATTCGTGCGTTATTAATCGAATTGAATGACGCAGCCGCCAGAGCAAAACAGGCTGGTCGAATTGCTCCAGACGAAGTGAAAAGTATTGGCGTTATTAGTTTTTACGGCGAACAAGTGAAACGACTGCAACGCATGCTCGACCAAGAACTGCGCTTGCCGCATTTGACGGTTCGGACAGGAACGGTTGACCGTTTCCAAGGAAGCGAACGTGACATTATCATTCTGAGTATGGTTCGTAACAATCAAAACAAGCACGGTGATATCGGTTTTGCGAAAGACTACCGCCGCTTAAACGTCGCGTTATCGCGTGCAAAAGAGTTATTAGTGCTCGTCGGCAGTTCAGAAATGTTTACCAAAAGAGCGAAACAGGCGGAAACGCGCAAAATGTACAAACATGTACTAGAAGTTGTGAAGCAGAAAAACGGCTTGAAAGCATTAGCAAACAGTAAGGGGTGACGATGTGGACAATTTAGGAACGGAATTACGGACGACGATAACGAGCAATCCGGATGTCTCCATCGTCAATGAGCAATATTGGAAGCTGCCGATTGTTTTGTATGATGTTGGTTTTGATCGAGTTAAACGATTAAAGATGGATATTTTGATGAAGATGCTACTACTGGCTTTTCAAGAAGCCGATATTCGACGAGCCGCCAATTTATCGGAAATGCTATTTGTGGAAGAGTTGTTTATTAGCGACTTGATCTATAAAATGCAGCGCATAGGATTGATTGGATTGGAAAAGACAGGGTATAAGTTGACGCCAAAAGGACATGACTATTTGGAAAAAGGAATTTTTGATGAAGAAATGGAAGGCGGTCAAACGGTCATTTCGTATAGCGCGATTCATGATGAGTATCGTTTGACGCCAGAAGACTCTTTACTAGTAGCAGACGAAAGGCTTGCACTTTACCGTTATCCTATTAAGGGGAGCTTGAACAAAGACCGAATCGAACAGTTGTTGTTCAAAGAAGGTGTTCAGGTTGGAGAAGAAAGCTTTCAAACCATTATTACGGGCATAACGAGCTGCATAGAACAAAAGACAAAATACATTTCTTGTGTTGAATTTCAATTATATGACGAAAAACAAGACATCTTTTTTGCACGTGTTTGGAATACGATGACGAATAGCTGGGATGAAATAATAGAAAAACAAATCGAAGCGCGCGAACTTGTAAAGTGGCGTAAAGCGATGGAAG is part of the Planococcus sp. PAMC 21323 genome and encodes:
- a CDS encoding AAA domain-containing protein; this translates as MSKQHSATYKTSVRLTKTAMEKMGVFGISERSFFVADKAFKVFIERYPSNADGELSVALILDRSENVRLTGKEAEASFVLHGVFTNHNLLITNVTQRKSYQALGTNWQREEYMLFDRSREAASIPLINLINRMTPAKESSEYVKKRIGSWEGYLKIQERGMDIPDIKTAYSSLSFSHDFSRITLKGCQLKETEWKSLKNLTVRLTGVSGDVGTVIKAANRTVEIELQNYMVKQLRENDLSLDKKEVVFSNFAALSQIRRLRQGFANLEKGLAVNPNLDRLLFEEKPPVKPLKPFEKLSFHNRLNEFQQKAVSGAMAAEDLYVIQGPPGTGKTTVISEICLQNAKKGLRTLVASQSNLAVDNALGRLLANKDIRILRVGRTESIEEEGKKFIEENVGQYWKDHTLKEVSAQYEMRKKREPELKKELAQNEQATEKLQPVYESLVVAVEEKKRAVEKQHKIKQQLEQEEIKKSAFERVQDKALQDKQGIEKAIQKLENLLQQDTAFVEDKEDTEWLVQEQNIKGTIQQLERALGRERIEQDLEVKRQELEAIKEKRDQMAEIIEQKKLAVANMDSIKKIDSLLALLKEERVEETASITYLINRLEANRENMADWTKLNEYNELVSTAISYIEKLLASVDISVASLKEQALLKTEAYSSAEIDEYLEKLRAILKGAQRSNPTVLQKGLIGLYRRQSDLWRRGAKFKAVDVYIAESKRAFSDLKKTLCAELIKQQEQYRVWDEKWLEKQEKQQEDMAPLELRYRQLPNAEDLPADINGAIHESKAQLNKLQKDKALVDQTKQRIASQQVEHEQKRRLLESTNTQLATVEAEIEQVELVIADCEQQLGVLSEVVTSNPEQRLEETTKQLASLSFTKESLKQEMKNLPLLQSVQKKWLDLLATANEHDLDEIRKLYIKHANVIGTTCVASARKDFIDNYPEFDVVIIDEVSKATPPELLLPMLKGQKVILVGDHHQLPPLLGNDTLEETLQEMIAEDNGFEEKKELEKLLEESLFERLYKNLPAANKTMLAIQYRMHEDIMETISPFYRLENDQLQCGIEDSDSERDHLLESPIVKRDNHLMWLDLPNEPVFFEERMSGGKSLYNASELQEIRALLIELNDAAARAKQAGRIAPDEVKSIGVISFYGEQVKRLQRMLDQELRLPHLTVRTGTVDRFQGSERDIIILSMVRNNQNKHGDIGFAKDYRRLNVALSRAKELLVLVGSSEMFTKRAKQAETRKMYKHVLEVVKQKNGLKALANSKG